In one window of Aphidius gifuensis isolate YNYX2018 linkage group LG4, ASM1490517v1, whole genome shotgun sequence DNA:
- the LOC122853859 gene encoding uncharacterized protein LOC122853859 — protein sequence MAEVNSLSEIEKVQDVIRKKHKLLKLEKDNIDEITNEHFKPVLEPLHQISKHMLSTKSMRSPQLTDVTSLSLSPFKPSKKKPKSNIKKKMQLNPSVVLNETNDLISEDLDSMSDDDHIINQSSSSSDNSVISQSIEDDNETISNLTSDFHFDNPIINEYFKLINTTDWDRSYGVRKLKSGYSIGNGRIFVRENNLIIKDCEYPITLGLLELLLKKQPDETKIYSPDVENYKEIVLTTNAHRKLYESRSAIRNLNSTKYIRWIKLFGDSSRLGRGLLPKYMRTSKQNVKFDYVHWDDVNELVERLQLLVASRSACNQSHDNEILSIIEELREAQVIH from the coding sequence ATGGCTGAGGTGAATTCACTCAGCGAAATAGAAAAAGTGCAAGATGTAATTaggaaaaaacataaattattaaaattagaaaaagataatatagATGAGATAACAAATGAACATTTCAAACCTGTGTTAGAACCTCTTCATCAAATATCTAAACATAtgttatcaacaaaatcaatgCGTTCACCACAATTAACTGATGtaacatcattatcattatctcCGTTCAAACCTTCAAAGAAAAAACCGAAaagtaatatcaaaaaaaagatgCAATTAAATCCTTCAGTTGTGTTAAATGAAACAAATGATCTTATATCAGAAGATTTAGATTCAATGAGTGATGATGAtcatataattaatcaatcatcatcatcatcagacaACTCTGTTATAAGTCAATCTATtgaagatgataatgaaaCGATTAGCAATTTAACTTCAGATTTTCACTTTGATAATCCTATcattaatgaatatttcaaattaataaatacaactgATTGGGATCGAAGTTATGGAGTTAGAAAACTAAAATCAGGTTACTCGATTGGGAATGGAAGAATTTTTGTTAgagaaaacaatttaattataaaagattGTGAATATCCAATTACATTAGGTCTTTTAgaattgttattgaaaaaacaacctgatgaaacaaaaatttatagtcCTGATGTTGAAAACTATAAAGAAATAGttttaacaacaaatgcaCATCGAAAATTGTATGAATCAAGGAGTGCCATTAGAAATCTCAATTCGACGAAGTACATAAGatggataaaattatttggtgATTCTTCAAGATTAGGAAGAGGTCTTTTACCAAAGTATATGCGAACATCAAagcaaaatgtaaaatttgatTATGTACATTGGGATGATGTAAATGAACTTGTTGAAAGATTACAATTATTAGTAGCATCAAGATCAGCTTGTAATCAAAGTcatgataatgaaattttatcaattattgaagaacTACGAGAGGCTCAAGTCATTCATTAG
- the LOC122855083 gene encoding uncharacterized protein LOC122855083 — translation MFEMRAASVGPLRAYKMSIQLRMNKNLTRLQNELRKTRKVINSSKPSKNQEINELQLTIESIQTMTQKLLDASDELSKLETAENVILKEKNTYEFKFEQKNDREKIKEEEDFIDVEYNEEEEELSVLKSNSSNPIKFDLNFD, via the exons ATGTTTGAAATGCGTGCAGCAAGTGTTGGTCCATTAAGAGCATATAAAATGAGTATACAATTAAGG atgAATAAAAACCTAACACGATTACAAAATGAATTAAGAAAAACAAGGAAAGTTATCAACTCATCAAAACCATCTAAAAACCAAGAGATAAACGAACTACAACTCACAATAGAAAGT attcaaACGATGACTCAGAAACTACTTGATGCATCAGAcgagttatcaaaattagaaACAGCTGAAAATG TGATACTTAAAGAAAAGAATACATATGAGTTtaaatttgaacaaaaaaatgatagagAGAAgataaaagaagaagaagactttattgatgttgaatataatgaagaagaagaagaactcTCAGTTTTGAAGTCAAACTCATCAAATcctattaaatttgatttgaattttgattag
- the LOC122853860 gene encoding uncharacterized protein LOC122853860: protein MVDESVLAINSPVQFDESISHYEFHAHQPYGSSTPTKVKLVHNAMCHMFDEIRYEINGIEVDKSKNVGVTSTIKNYLSINSSTNLENAGWMSIDENVQLTNTDGYFDVCIPLKMVLGFAEDYKKIIVNAKHEIILIRSRNDINSIIPSDDTVVVEEQIDINIMKIEWLIPYVMLSNKQKIEMMKYIQKDPLISIGFRSWELYEYPLLPRTNKQIWTIKTASQLEKPRYVILVFQTNRKNQWNKNANNFDHCNISDVKLHLNSQIYPYGNLNLDINKNQFALLYEMYANFSESYYGNQQQFLISKEIFKSKLPFIVIDCSRQNEMLKSGPVMYV, encoded by the exons ATGGTTGATGAAAGTGTATTAGCAATCAATTCACCAGTTCAGTTTGATGAAAGTATTTCGCATTATGAATTTCATGCACACCAACCTTATGGATcatcaa CTCCAACAAAAGTTAAATTAGTTCACAATGCAATGTGTCATATGTTTGATGAAATTCGATATGAAATTAATGGTATAGaagttgataaatcaaaaaatgttGGTGTTACgagtacaataaaaaattatctttcaaTTAATTCGTCAACTAACTTGGAAAATGCTGGATGGATGAGTATCGATGAAAATGTACAGTTGACAAATACTGATGGATATTTTGATGTATGTATACCATTGAAAATGGTTCTAGGATTCGctgaagattataaaaaaattattgtaaatgcGAAACATGAAATTATTCTGATACGTTCACGTAATGATATCAATTCAATAATTCCAAGCGATGATACAGTCGTTGTCGAAGAACAAATTGACatcaatattatgaaaatagagTGGCTTATACCATATGTCATgttatcaaataaacaaaaaattgaaatgatgaaatatattcaaaaagatCCATTAATCTCTATAGGATTTCGATCGTGGGAATTATATGAATATCCACTCTTACCAAGaactaataaacaaatttgGACCATAAAAACTGCATCTCAATTAGAAAAACCTCGATATGTTATCCTtgtttttcaaacaaatagaaaaaatcaatGGAATAAAAATGCTAACAACTTTGATCATTGTAATATTAGTGATGttaaattacatttgaatTCTCAAATTTATCCTTATGGAAATTTGAATctcgatataaataaaaatcagtttGCATTATTATATGAAATGTATGCAAATTTTAGTGAATCATACTATggaaatcaacaacaatttttaatttcaaaagaaatattCAAATCAAAATTACCTTTTATTGTGATTGATTGTAGTAGACAAAATGAAATGTTAAAAAGCGGACCCGTGATGTACGTTTAG